The following proteins are co-located in the Neodiprion virginianus isolate iyNeoVirg1 chromosome 6, iyNeoVirg1.1, whole genome shotgun sequence genome:
- the LOC124308288 gene encoding ets DNA-binding protein pokkuri → MKLLSTTQLPQLPPVSAGGGMTGMESRLPPGITLPFSPTDLLWRYGPMSFSPSAHPPPSPLLDFKTHLPTSLASDPRIWSREDVAAFLRWAEREFDLPQFDMEMFQMNGKALCLLTKSDFGERCPGAGDLLHNVLTMLARDFNQLQRCLPSSPVTPTRPSAYPLSPHSHPPTPTWAENPYAANLASLMSANSVTLSPAPSVDSQAGSPGHAEPQTQVYKSDSDEDNQTGGSNSPPATPTALATQRLSEVCFKDQPSPTFTSQMMHVTPGTFRPAGSPREFFPNDPPEPNTNGRLLWDFLQQLLNDPSQRYTHYIAWKSRETGVFKIVDPPGLARLWGIQKNHLSMNYDKMSRALRYYYRVNILRKVQGERHCYQFLRNPTELRNIKNISLLRQQMRIKSEPEDVDCNVTPAEELPTDLSMSSMNQLSEPLPLVVQGILTEPDNHRKAKEEPLPLHDPPPKYRSHAYNLVKTNQEPDERK, encoded by the exons ATGAAACTGCTCTCGACTACACAGCTACCTCAGTTACCGCCGGTATCTGCTGGTGGCGGTATGACAGGTATGGAGTCCCGCCTTCCCCCGGGCATAACGCTTCCGTTCAGCCCGACCGATCTTTTGTGGCGTTACGGACCAATGAGCTTCTCCCCGAGTGCGCATCCACCCCCGAGTCCTCTTCTCGACTTCAAAACTCACCTGCCGACCAGCCTCG CTTCGGACCCGCGAATATGGTCTCGGGAGGACGTCGCCGCATTTCTACGCTGGGCCGAGCGTGAATTCGATCTTCCCCAATTTGATATGGAAATGTTCCAAATGAACGGCAAGGCTCTTTGCCTGCTGACCAAATCGGATTTCGGGGAGCGTTGCCCCGGGGCGGGTGACCTTCTTCACAACGTACTGACGATGCTCGCCCGGGACTTTAACCAGCTACAGAGATGCTTGCCGAGCAGTCCGGTTACGCCAACGAGACCCTCGGCCTATCCCCTCAGCCCCCACTCCCACCCCCCGACGCCTACGTGGGCCGAGAATCCCTACGCGGCTAATCTTGCCTCCCTAATGTCCGCCAATTCCGTAACCCTCTCACCGGCACCGTCCGTCGACAGCCAGGCCGGTTCTCCTGGCCACGCCGAGCCACAGACCCAAGTTTACAAGAGTGACTCGGATGAGGACAACCAGACGGGGGGGAGCAACAGTCCCCCGGCGACTCCGACCGCCCTGGCGACTCAGAGATTGAGCGAGGTATGCTTCAAGGACCAGCCCAGCCCCACATTCACATCTCAAATGATGCACGTCACACCGGGGACCTTTAGGCCAGCCGGGTCACCTAGGGAATTCTTTCCAAACGACCCACCCGAACCGAACACCA ACGGTCGACTTCTCTGGGATTTTCTACAACAACTGTTGAACGACCCCTCCCAAAGATACACCCATTATATCGCGTGGAAGAGCCGGGAAACGGGAGTTTTCAAGATCGTCGATCCGCCAGGGTTGGCGCGTCTCTGGGGCATCCAGAAGAATCATCTGTCGATGAACTACGACAAGATGAGCAGGGCCCTTCGCTACTACTACAGAGTAAACATCCTTAGGAAGGTTCAGGGTGAACGTCACTGCTATCA GTTTCTCCGAAATCCTACCGAGCTGAGAAACataaagaatatttctttGCTGCGTCAACAAATGCGGATAAAATCGGAGCCTGAGGATGTCGACTGCAACGTAACACCGGCCGAAGAACTGCCCACAGATCTTTCAATGTCGAGTATGAATCAACTCAGCGAACCCTTGCCGCTTGTCGTACAAGGAATTCTAACTGAACCCGATAACCATAGAAAGGCGAAAGAAGAACCCTTACCGCTCCATGACCCTCCCCCGAAGTACAGGAGCCACGCTTACAATCTCGTTAAAACCAACCAGGAGCCGGACGAACGGAAGTGA